A segment of the Pristis pectinata isolate sPriPec2 chromosome 46, sPriPec2.1.pri, whole genome shotgun sequence genome:
tgctaactcaacgcactctgtgctaactcagtgcactctgtattacctcaatgtatctgcattctggaatgaattgacctgtacgaaaggtatgcaagacaagtttttcactgtacctcagtacaagtgacaataataaaccaataccaactgtagcatttaagagaggtttggataggtagatggatgggaggggtttggatggaGATGGCCCGGGTGCAGGTAGACGGGACGAGACAGAAGACCAGGCCAGCATGCACGAgatagtctgtttccatgctgcaggtGCTCGTTGACTCCAGGATCCAGGATACTCTTCCCGTCGACTGCATCTTTCCACCACGCAGACCCAGTGCGTCAGGACCTCCTGTCCAAACACCTTCACCGTCCCACCATTCAGCTTAGGGGGCCTGACCCCGTGTCCAGCTTCCTAGACTGACTGGGCCCACAGCTTGACCCTTGACATGTCCCCTCCCGTAGGATAGGTGTGCTGCCCTCTCCCGTCGGATTCCTGCTCctacagccctttgcctcttccacctcccacCTACTTACATCAACTGcttccctcacctggactcaaaccaatcacctgccagctcctccccctccccttttcattctggcttcctccccctgcccccccctttccttccccatcctgatgaggggtggggggtggttctGAGCCCTGGAACCGTGGACTGTACCCCGTACCTCTCCTGCCTGACCCTGCTGAGCTCATCtaacgctgtgtgtgtgtgtgtgtgtgtgtgtgtgtgtgtgtgtgtgactgtgtgagtctgtgtgtttgtgtgagtctgtgtgtgtgactgtgtgagtctgtgtatttgtgtgtgtctgtgtctctgtgtgtgtttgtgtcagtGTGTGAGTCTGTGCCTTTGTGTctgagagtgagtgagtgtgagaatgtgtgtgtgtgtgtgtgtgtgtgtgtgtgtgtgtgtgtgtgtgtgtgtgtctccctccGTCCTGGGAGGTACTTAAGGGCTGGAGGACCGTGTTTAAAACCAAACCAATTTATTTCAGCACAGATCCAGGATGCGAAACTCTAGCCCAGCGCAgtcatggtggggaggggagaataggggagggggtggggaggggagaataggggagggggtggggaggggaggataggtgagaggggcggtgagggagaggggagggagaggaacaggagaggagaggagaggaaaggggagaaaTGCCATTAACAGAACAGACCCGAGCCGTGCTGGCAATAATCACGGGCCTACTTGAAACCCCGCTCCCCGCTGCCGGCGTGCACCCGCTGGTGCCTCAGGACATGGGAGGACTGGGCGAAGCCCTTGCCGCACTCGGGGCAGGCGAAGGGCCGCTCGCCGCTGTGGACCCGCTGGTGCCGCAGCAGGTTAGAGGACTGGGCGAAGGCCTTGCCGCAGGCCCGGCAGACGaagggcctctccccggtgtggacccgctggtgcCTCAGCAGGTTGGCCGGGAGGGTGAACCCCCTACCGCAGGCCGGACAGGCGAAGGGCCTCTCCGCCGTGTGGGTGCGCTGGTGGGTGGCCAGGTGGGAGGAGCGGCTGAAGCCCCGGCCGCAGTCGGGGCAGGCGAAGGGGCGCTCGCCGGTGTGCACCCGCTGGTGGGTGACCAGACTGGAGCTGCAGGTGAAGCCTTTTCCGCAGGCCGAGCAGGCGAACGGCTTGTCCTCTGCGTGGGTGGACTGGTGCCGGAGGAAGGAGGACGACAGGGCGAAGGCCTTGCCGCACACAGGGCAGGCGTAGGGCCGCTCGCCGCTGTGGAGCCGCCGGTGGTCGAGCAGGTGGGAGGGGTCGGCAAAGCCCTTGCCGCACTCGGCGCAGGCGAAGGGCCGCTCACCTGTGTGGACCCACCGGTGCCGCAGCAGGGCCGAGGACTGGGCGAAGCCCTTGCCGCAGGCCGAGCAGGTGAAGGGCCGCTCCCCGGTGTGCACCCGCCGGTGGTTCGCCAGGTAGGTCGGGTGAGTGAAGCCCTTGCCGCACTCGGCGCAGACGAAGGGCCGCTCGCCCGTGTGGACGTGCTGGTGCGTGATCAGGTCGTTGGAGCGCCTGAAGTCCTTCCCGCAGTCCGAGCAGCGGAACGGTTTCACCCGGGGTGAAGGCGGCAGCATTCTCGAGCAGGGCCGGGACCTGATCGGGGGGGCGCACGAGTGTCCGCTTCCCGCTTTCGGGACGGTCAGCCGGTCCGTGGCCTCCCACCTTGGTCAGGCAGACGTCCGGCTGCTCTCTCCCCAGCCGACCTCCGACGCTGTGTTCTGTCCTGGCCGGTGGGGACGGAAGGGCGGGCAGAATGTTCTCCAGTCAGGTCAATGCTCCGGTCGACGTCTCTGTACCCGGGCGCTCACAGAAGCACCGGGCGCGTCCACCCAGAGACTGAGGAGCCGATCGTTGTTTCTGCTCTTTCAGAGGTCAAAGGGGTAACGACGGGCCTATGCAGATCCGCGGAACAGTTCAATGTGATGCTTGGGTGGAAATTCCCGGAATGCAAGACATCCGCTTTCGATTCCCTGTGGGTGGAATTTACAAAGGCGTCAGGCAACATCTCATCAGAGCCTTCCTGTCAGACAGCACTTCCCATTGattctacctgatctgctgaatatcactgTTCCGTGCAATATCacgtgcagttctgctcacctcacaACCGCagggatgtcaaggctttagagacggtgcagaggaggtttaccgggacgctgcctggattagagggcatatgctatcaggaCAGGCTGGACAAACGGGCTCttttctggagcggtggaggctgaggggtgatctgttggaagtgtataagattatgaggggcatagatagggtggacaagcaataccttttccccattattgagtgatccaacaccagagggcatgcatttaaactgaggggttggggggggaggttcaaagcagacgtgaggggtatgttttttactcagagagtggtggacagagagggtgagagagggaccatccacaggataaatccccgcACACCAGCACtatgtcagtgttggacactgggctgtgtgtaCAGGAATATagtggacagagagggtgagagagggaccatccacaggataaatccccccacaccagcactatgtcagtgttggacactgggctgtgtaaacaggaatataatggacagagagggtgagagagggaccgtccacaggataaattcccccacaccagcactatgtcagtgttggacactgggctgtgtacacaggaatataatggacagagagggtgagagagggactgtccacaggataaatccccccacaccagcactgtgtcagtgttgggcaCTGGGCTGTGTGGACAGGAATataactgagagagtggtggatgcctggaatgcgttgccttaaagggtggtggagggaggcaagttcactgggggcttttaaaaggggcttggatgggcacatgaatgagaggaaactaTGACGATGatgatatctttatgagtcacacatacatggaaacacacagtgaaatgcaccttttgcagagagtgttctggggtcagcccacaagagtcggcattctgtaggcaggagggattggctatattgtgggccaaagggcctgttctgtgctgtactgtcctctgTTCTATAGCTATTTTATTCTTCAGTAGATTCCATTGTTGGAATAAAATTCCCTTTTGGACCCTTAAGGGCAGGTCCGGTAGTGTAACGgctagcgtgacgctattacagcgccagagacccgggttcaattccggcctctgtccgtaaggagtttgtacgttctccccgtatctgcataggtttcctctgggtgctccagtttctcccacattccaaagacgtacggtttaggaagttatgggcgtgctatgttggcgccggaagcctggcgacacttgtgggctgcccccagaacgccacacaaaaaaaggtgcatttcatcgtgtgtttcaatgtacatgtgactaataaagagatcttacctttTAGAAGTTCAAATAGATCATCTGGGACGGCCATTAAGATGTTAAGAAAACAAGAGTGGCCACATTCAATACAGTCATGCCCCAGCCTCCAATTGCTTCCATGTGTCGGTTCCCCACAGACCACTATTCCCCGACCTCTCAAaaatctacctctgctttaaataatcTGGCCTCCACACTCTGGGCCAAATAATTGCAGAGATTAAACATGAATGCAAAGAGAATTTCCTGCACAACTCCGTTTCACATGACTGCCCCCATCACCTCATGACAGGTCCCCTCCGTCGAGACCACACAAGAGATCGGAGGGACCACACTCAGAGAACTGCGCACAGAGCCGCACTGCTTGAATGAGCCGGAGAGGGCGCAGGGAAGactcacgaggatgttaccgggatcgGAGGGCGTGGGTTTGGAGAGGTGGGATTTCTTTATCCCGATCACCGTGGGATTCTGGTGTTTGGATCCCGGGTTCTTTTCAGAGTCGGGAATGAGGCATAAAAATGTGTTGCTTCACAGTCGTTTTACTCAGAGTTGGTGGGACGAAGGAAATGATCACAGACACATGGCAACTTAAAAAGATGAGGAAGAACAGGAAAGAGACagtgtcagagagagagggagacagacaaagtgtcaaagagagagacagagagagtgtgtcaaaagagagaaagagagagagagagaaagtgtgtcagagagaggGTGTCAGAAAGACagagtgtcagagagagagagagagagacacacagagtgtcagagagagagtgagacagacAGGATGTCAaagtgagagacagacagagagacagtgtGTCAGAGAATGTCAGAGAGAGTGTCAGAAAGAGagtgttagagagagagagtgtcagacagagtgtgtcagagagagaaagacagtgtcagggagagagagagtgtcagaGAGAGACACACTGTCAGAGCGAGTGTCAGAGAGAGGAAGTGTCAAAGTAGAgtgtgtgtcagagagagagagagagagacagtgtgccagagagagagagacagagtgtcagagagaaagagggagagagacataGTGTCAGagagacgcacacacacagagtcagacagAGAAACTGTCAGAGAGAGTGtcagtgtcagagagagagagtgcgagagataGTGTCAGAGAGAGTGTCAGAGAGTGTGTcagagagagacgagagagagagagaggcagacagacagagtgTCAGAGAGAaggtgtcagagagagagagagagagggacagtatgtcagagagagacagagcgtcagacagagagggacagagtgtcagacagagagacagagatagagagacagagaataGCTTTTATAACATAAAACAGCCCCTTTTCTAACTGAGGTAAGTGATATTCCTCAAATAATAATGGTCCGATCAGAAAATACCTGATAAATACCacggcaaaatcaaccaatgaaaaaaccctCATTCAGCTGGTGAAAGACACCAGGTGAGAAGCAGCTCTGCCTTGTGCAGC
Coding sequences within it:
- the LOC127566850 gene encoding zinc finger protein 16-like; this encodes MLPPSPRVKPFRCSDCGKDFRRSNDLITHQHVHTGERPFVCAECGKGFTHPTYLANHRRVHTGERPFTCSACGKGFAQSSALLRHRWVHTGERPFACAECGKGFADPSHLLDHRRLHSGERPYACPVCGKAFALSSSFLRHQSTHAEDKPFACSACGKGFTCSSSLVTHQRVHTGERPFACPDCGRGFSRSSHLATHQRTHTAERPFACPACGRGFTLPANLLRHQRVHTGERPFVCRACGKAFAQSSNLLRHQRVHSGERPFACPECGKGFAQSSHVLRHQRVHAGSGERGFK